The genome window ATTCCATTAGGGAATAATGCGGACGATTTCAGCCGCGTCAAGGGTCTGGAAGGCAAAAAAAACTATAGTACAAATAGTTTAAAGAACATAACATGAATTCTAATAATGAGCGCATAGATTTATCGGGAACAGAAGCGATTGATGTTTATCTGAAATCGAATATATATTAATTTCTTAAAAAATATTTCGGATTATTATTTTTGTGTGAGTGCTACATTAAATTAGGGATTTATGGGATATTGATATTTGTGGCAAAATGTGTCCTTGACATTTATTGTAATAAATGAGTGGGAAGAAACGGCTGCATCTTTTGCCATCATTTTGATAAGCTCGAAAACATGGAAGCACGAGGACTTCGTCATCAACACATACCAGCTTGTGAAACTTCGAAGTATGGAGCTCAAGAATCTTTTGAAAATGGATTTTCAAAAAGAAAGACCTCCAGTTGCCACTACTCAAGGCAAAATCGCAGGCTTTATCTAGGTTTTTCAGCTCAATGAAAGCTTGGTCTATTTTCATTGCAGAGAGTGGCAACATTTTATGCAAACCGTGGCAACCTTCATTGCCGTACTCATCTAGATAAAATAAAAACGTTGATAAAAGCTAAAATCCAACTTAGATTTTGACTTCTTCAACGTTTTTTTGAGACCCGTTTGTAACAACGGTCTTTAATTAAGGCTATAAACCTTTGTTTAAGCAAATCATCAACCGGTAATGATGATGATAATAATATCAAATAGAGACATCTTTATATCATCCTATAATCTATCTTACATTTCTAAGTATATATTCTTTCTACAGATAGTCTTAAAAATGTCGTATTTAAAATTTTTTAGTCAAATATGACTTCTCAGAGATAAATTTTATTATTTTTTCGCTATAATTATCCATCCCCATAAATTTAAAGCTTTGGGCTGCAGATTTACAGTTTTTTAAATGGATGGGATCATTAATCTTGTGGAAGGTTACTAGGTTTTCATATACATATATCGATGTTTTATAAAACAGCAAAGCGGGTTTGGAAGGGATTTTATGAGAAGCTTCAATAAAGTAAAAGCAGTCATCTTCTTCACATTTCTCGATCGATAGGTTTAAGATGTTCGCTATTATTGCAAGCAGAATTTCTTGCACTTTTGGATCATACGAATTAATATTTCTTTCAATTGCTCTTTTCGAGATGATAATATTGTCATCTAAATCGTAGAACGGCATGAAGTTACAGTATAAAATTAGACCAGCTTTATCCATGTCGGAAATACTAAAAATAAGTTCCTTTACGGAGTCCACCTTTTCTTTTCCAAAGGAGTCTAAAGAGTTATTCATAACCGAGATTAATCCATCAATGAAGAGTAGATAATCGTTTTTATAACTTTCATTACTTTTATCAATTTTCAATCTTACTTTTATAAGTTCATCAACGTTATTGTCATAATAAGCTTCAACTATCTGTTGTTTTAGCGCTTGTTTTGCGTCATAAACATATTTGCTTTTATAATCTAATTCACTAAAGAAATCTAAAACAGAAACGTTATTTTTCTTCAATATTCTAATAAGATCCTCAGCGGATATGTGGTGCATATCTTTTTCGACCTTGGAATAATACGAGGTACTTATCACATCTTCTGCCCACTCTTTTTGAGTTTTAGTTTGTAAAATGCGATACTTTTTTAGCAAATCTCCTATTGTTGGCATCGTAACCACCTCTCCCACAATTGTACATCAACAGACATTCGAATACGACATTTTTAAAAAAAATCCGGCAAAACAGATATAACTATCTTATCGGTAGTTAATTTAGCTTAAGGAGTAATACTAAATGGACGTATTTATACAAAACAAAAATTTTAGGAAATTTTCAATAGCAAGCATTTTATCTAGTGCAGGAGATATTCTATTTTATTTAGCCTTTATGACTTATGCTTCTAAATTTAAGAATTATTCCCTAGCATTATCGCTAATTGCAATTTCAGAGTCTTTACCAAAAGTTTTATATAGTTTAGGTGGATATTTTGCAGATAAAACAAAAAGCAAGATAAATGGATTAATAAAGTTAGCGATAGCCAGAAGTATCTTATATTTTGTGGTGGGAGTTTTGTTTGCGCAAAACATTAAAGGTTGGAATTTAATTTTAATTGTAATAGCTATAAACTTTCTTTCAGATTTGTTAGGGATCTACTCTAGTGGTTTAATCTCTCCAGTAATTGTTGATATTGTGGGTCAAGATGAAATGGCAGAAGCAACCGGTTTTAATAGCGGAATTAATCAGATAATATCAACTATCGCTCAATTCATCGGGTCTGGCTTACTTCTTTTTATGTCATATTCGTCTTTAGCAGTAATTAATGCAATTACGTTTTTAATCGCCGGAATATTGTTCGCAATAGTAGGACATCAAATCAACAAGAGTAGTCTTTGTAACGATAGCGCCAAAATAAACAACAGAAATTTTTTCAAAACAATCCGATATTCAATAAAACAAGTGAAAAAGGAGAATGGATTGATAACAAACGTTTTAGTTTTAGCACTATTAAATGGCGTTTTAGGAAGTATTGAGCCGTTAACATCAATAGTCGTTGCTGCAAATAGAAAGTCAATGATCTTATTTAATTACACGTTTACAATTGCAATTATCGGATCTTTACTTGCTATCGGTGCTTCATTGGGAGGCATATTCGGTCCGAAAGTATTAAAAAAAGTCCCATTGATAAGCCTTTCAGTTGTTACCGCGATAGTTGGTGCTCTAACTATAGTTGGTTTGATTTCCAAAAATATTTTTTTATGTCTGCCAATACTGTGTTTATTGGGTTTGTGTGTTGGAACGATGGCTCCAAAATTAACCCAATGGCTTGTCAAATCTGTGGATAGAACGGTTTTATCTTCGTCAATAGGTTTACTTAATACAATTTTAGTAATCGTGGCTCCAATAATGGTAACAATTCTTACTACAATATCAGCGGCATCAACTATTAACTACGCTTTGTATTGCGACTTAGCTGTTTGTTTTTTAGTTTTAATCGTCACTGTAAGAGTAAGAATTAAGAAATGAATATAGTTAAAAAATCCGAATACAGCTGGTTTATAAATGACTTGGTTACATTTTCTAGATTTTAGAATGATTATTAATGAAATTTAAAAATATTTCAGTTGTTTTTAAGTCTAGATTTTAAAATGTTTGGTAAAAAAACTTCGCCGGCTTGGTCAATTTCCTTCGCCGCCTTCACCCGGATGTCGTACCTTAATTAACAATATGCCGTAAGCAGGACAAAATTTAATCATAACGTTCTTGATTATCAAGTGAAGTTTATGGAAGTAAGTTCAATCAATGAAATGAAATCTTGGTAATGGTAAAGTAGAGTTCGGAAAAAATTATTCAGGAGTATTAATAATATGCTTGTCAAAGGAAATCTTTACTCAATAAACGATATCATTTCTTATATGAAAGATAGTGATAAACGTGATGATAATTTTTCTCTATACGGAGAATCAGATGAAGACTTACAAAGCAATAACAGTTATTACGTTGACGACTTTCCAAGCGTAGACGATAACGGGAAAGAAGTTTATCCCCCGCATTCCTTTGAAACATCGGTCAAGGTAAATGTACACCATCATTTATGATATTTCACAAGAATTAGATTAATGGTTGCTATATGATTGCTGTTTACTGCTTTTTGCAATATACTTATAACAAATAATTTGGAGGTACAAATTCATGCAAAATACAAGCAAAAGAACAGAAAGCATTTACGCTCGGGTAACTCCTGAATTAAAACGGCAGGCAGAGGAAGTATTAAATCAATTACAAATCCCAATGACTACAGCAATAAATATGTTTTTACAACAAGTAGTAAATACAAATGAAATTCCTTTTAAAGTAAAAACTGCTAAAAAACCCTTGGATTTAAACTCTCTCAGCAAAGACGAGTTTAACCAAGAGATCCAAAAAGGGATTGACGACTTAGCTGAAGGAAGGACCTATACTCTAGAAGAAGTAAAAGCCAAGATCTTCGGAGACGGAAAATAATTTATAGTGCAGGTGTGTCTACAAATTTTGGTATTTAATAGATGATTGGAGCGTTATGAATAGAGATGCAATTGAACAAATAGATTTTATAGAACAAAAGTTAGATATTAAATTTCCGGATTTATATAAAAAATTTCTAGTAGAAGAAATTCAGGATAGTCTTTCTTATGAAATTATAGATAAAGATGGGTTTGATATATATTTATATTCTTATATGGATATTCTCGAGAGAAATGAAACAAACCAAATTCAGCCGTTTGAACCAGATTATTTTTTGATCGGACAAGATGGCGATATCGGGTATTTTGTTTATGTTAAAAAAGGTAGCGAAAAGGATACTATTTATAGCCTTGATCTTGGGGCTTTGGGCAGTCTTGATATGGAAGAAGCAGCGGATAATATATATGATTTAAGAACTAATCAAATGTAGTTCGGAAAAAATACCTGGCTTAAAACTACAAAATGCTAAGGTCGATGTTAACCAAAATCGGTGCGATTTCTTGGGAGGACTAATGCCAACAACTTATATTTATAATACTTATATATGGAAAGTATAAATTATGGGAGCGTTGGAAGCAGTTTTTCGTATTATCTTTATAAAGACAAACTTTTAGATCAGATTGACGTTCAGCAAAAAGTTCATAATAAAGCTGATATTACCCATATAAAGTTTACTTTGAATATGAAGTTTTGACCAAAATAATAGATCGACATCCCAATGGTTACGAGGAGCAGCGATATCCATAAAATTTGAGGAGTTAGGCAACACGAAATAAAACACACTTTCAACTGGTGGTCGATATTTCCAGTGTGAGGAACTAATTGAGTAGTTGATCGCGACCGAATTAAAAACGTCTGCTTCAGCGACCGTCAAAAATTTGGCTTTGCGGATACGCCAGTCTAATGTTTGAATCAGAGTCGTTGCTACAACACACGGAACCTGCAAATTTGTGATTGGGACTTCTGTTAGAGCTCCTCGAATACTGGTGCTGATGGGGCAGCAAATCATCAAACCGGTATTTTTATTATATCTTTCGTCACTTAATACAAGTGCTGGACGATTTTTGCCAATTTCTTTACCTTTTGTTGGTTCGAAATCAAGCAATACGATATAGTTACGTCTTGAAAATTAATAGGTAAATTCTGAATCGGAGATAGAGAGTAATTCATCGGCATGAGCATTGATTTTATCCATGTCTTCTAATAAATCTTCCTCTAATATTTATTTTTATTTGGATTTTTTTCATAAAAATAATCAGGCGAAAGAGACCATCCATATTACAACAGCATCTCCTGGACTAGGTTTAATAGATCTATGTTTAGGCGTTTTAAAATGGAAAAATGAACACGTTGTGTTGTTATATCAGAATAACAAAAGAGATTATTGGGAAATAAATATAACGACTAAAGAAACTGACTTTATATATGAACCTGCCATATCGGGAAATCCGCATGGGCAATATAATCTTGCTATAAGTTATTTAGAGGGAAAATTAGGGCTTTCTAACAATATGGAAAAAGCTATATTTTGGCTTAATAAGTCGGCAGATCAAGGATTTTCCAAAGCAATAAAATTGCGTAATAAACTCAGAGGCGGTTAGTTGAATGTTAGATTTTTCATATTTATCTGATACTGATGGAAGTAAACCTTCTCTGGCACTCAAAGATAAAACAATTCAATTGTTAGAAGATGCTTTTTTAGATTTGAAAGAAAAAACAGGGATTTATATTGATCCATATGGGAAAACAAGAATTTATCCGGCGTATCAAAAGATTTTGCTTGATTACTTATCCGATAATAAAGATGAAGAAATAAAAAAATTAGTAACATTTTTTGCTGAATCAATTTGCCAAGATGAAGTAATAGTTGCTGATGGTGATTGAAATGGATATAAATAAATTAGTAAGTAGAGAGAATTTTTATTTTTCAGACTGCATCTTTATAAGAAATGAGGGATTGTTTAGTTATTCTTTGGCAAAAGATATGTTAGTTATCAAGAATGAGGTGCCTATTGATGAAGACGATTTAACCGACATATTTGCAAATGTTACGATTAATCATAATGGAGCTGTTTACGTGGCAGGAGAAAGTGCTACTCACGGTTCTTGAGGCTTCTTTTATAAAAAAACGAATGAAATTATCGATTGGATGTTAATGAGTCTGGAATCAGATCCATTTATAGAAATTAAGTGTCATAACAATACAGTGGCTTTTTTATCAAGCAATGCTTCTACTTGGACTATTTCGGATGATGATATTTTAAATATCAAAATAAGGAAAAATTAGGATTGATCCGTTGTAACTTTCAGAATGCTAAATTTAAATAAAAAATATTTCGAAAATGCTACGTTTTCTTTTTGAACTTGCCACAAAGTGATAGTATTTTTTCGCCAATAGCTTTAAAGCATGCAAGTTGCATGATGTTTATTGTTTGTACGCCAATCAACAAAAACTACCATACCGACCAGATTGGAATACCGCTAGACTTAACTAATTAACAAGGCACGATTGTATGGCAAGCTAACTACAAAGCATGGGGCGAAATTGAAAGTTGTAGAATTAACGACATAGAACAAAACCTACGCTACCAAGGACAATACTTTGATGAAGAGACTGAGTTACATTACAATACCTTTAGGTATTATGATTCGCAGGTAGGAAGATTTACTACTCAAGATCCGATAGGATTGATCCACTTGGTTGGTGTGGAAATACAACGCCAAGTAAGAAAATCACTTATCAAGGAAAAAGTAGAAGGATGCATTTAGACAGGCAAAGCGAGAGTTATGGGGCAAATCCCCATTTTAATGTCAGGTCGATTGAAAATACTAGAACCGGAAATCTCTGGCAATTATATTTTAGCAAAGGAATACTATGAATATTATTGATCAGATTCAACGTAATATATTTCTAGAAAAAATTTTTCCAGAAGGCTTGGATAGTAATTTGTTAATAGGTAATTTAGATTTAAGGCTAGATGGCAATCTATTAGTTGACATACACACTCTTCAAAAACCTCATATAGAAATTCCAAAATGGGGTATATGGAACAAAGATTATAATGTTATAGTGATAAAAATACTATGTAGCGGGCTTAGTGACATGCATATTACCAATTGGATGGGCAATAAGTTTTCGGGAGTAAATTTTATTTATAAAAATAACCGCTATATTATAAGTTCAAAAGAAGCAAATAGTTCTGTAAGTATTACTTGTAGTGGACTTATATTTCAAGAATGCAGTACATATATTATGGAATAAAGTATGAATAATTTTTTTCAAGATTTAACGGATTTTTTTGGTGTTGACACCTTAGATAAAATGTAGTGGAGTTTAGGAAAAACATATTAGCTTCATTCAGGAAACCTTTTATTAAGAAAGATATCACAACTAATGGTCCTTTATGGAACCCCCAACGGATTAATGAAATAATCCTTGATAAAAATACTCAGGGCTATATTTTTGTCGATGGACAAGATATATATATATTTCATACTTCTTGGGAAAAATTTGCAAATTACTTGCAGTATAGACAGGATGGCATATACCCAGCTGTTTATTTTATTGATGAAAATTTTACTTCTTGTTTTGGTGAGAATGGAGAGCGAGGCTCCATGAAACCTGTATATATTTATATAGGACTGAAGAGCTAACAACTTTGGGTATTATATGTGGTAAAAGGAAAATATCTGGACAAAGTTATTGATGAAAAAGCAAATGGAAATCAATCTTGAAAAACTATTAAATTCACTAGATGAGCTTGTCACAAATTTGTCTAAAGGTGGAAAAAATGAACAGGCTAAATATTTCTCTAACAAAATTAAGCAGATAAAAAGTTCTTCCGAAGATCCGCATAATGTGGATTTGATCCTTCAAGAGTTAATTGCATGCCGAGCAATGGCACAATATGGTAATTTTTCTCATATTGAGGAAAAATACTTGGACGAAGTTATTGATGATGCGATCGCTTGTTCGGCTTTTAACCTTAATGAAATGATAACTGCAGGAGCACAACTGAGAAAAAGGGAAATTAAAGACAGTACGGTTAAGAACCAGATATGTCCAAACTTGACCTTCTGGCAATCGGTAATTAAGAACTGTTCATTCAAAGATACTGATCTTTCAGGGATTGGTTTCTTTGAAAAATGTATTGTTGAAGATTCCGTTTTTGAAAAAGTCAGTTTTAATTCTGCTGCATTGGTAAGTGTTGCTTTTAGAAATTGTCATTTTGTGAATTGTGATTTTAGGAGCGTGTATTTTGATACCAGCGTTTTTGAGAATGTGATTTTTGAGAAGTGTAAGATTATTGACACGGAAATTAATCCAAAAAATCTCAAAAATGTAACTTACATCGGTAAGTTGACGGATGCTAGATTTATTTCACGAACTCCTGACACGAAATTATTAGTAGATTTTAGCAATTGTAAATTGGATTTTGTTAGTTTTGAAAACTGCGATTTAACACATGTAAAACCACCTATTGATAAAAATTGTATCTTCATAAAAGATTTAAAATCAAAGTCAGTTAAAGCGTTAAGGGAACTTCAAAGCTGGCCAGAGACCAGCATAAAAAAGGTGATCGTTAGACGGATTAATTATTACTCCAAACAAAATGAGTACATTTTTAATGTGAATAATTTTATTGAAATTG of Xylocopilactobacillus apicola contains these proteins:
- a CDS encoding type II toxin-antitoxin system RelB/DinJ family antitoxin, which gives rise to MQNTSKRTESIYARVTPELKRQAEEVLNQLQIPMTTAINMFLQQVVNTNEIPFKVKTAKKPLDLNSLSKDEFNQEIQKGIDDLAEGRTYTLEEVKAKIFGDGK
- a CDS encoding SMI1/KNR4 family protein, with translation MNRDAIEQIDFIEQKLDIKFPDLYKKFLVEEIQDSLSYEIIDKDGFDIYLYSYMDILERNETNQIQPFEPDYFLIGQDGDIGYFVYVKKGSEKDTIYSLDLGALGSLDMEEAADNIYDLRTNQM
- a CDS encoding pentapeptide repeat-containing protein; this translates as MKKQMEINLEKLLNSLDELVTNLSKGGKNEQAKYFSNKIKQIKSSSEDPHNVDLILQELIACRAMAQYGNFSHIEEKYLDEVIDDAIACSAFNLNEMITAGAQLRKREIKDSTVKNQICPNLTFWQSVIKNCSFKDTDLSGIGFFEKCIVEDSVFEKVSFNSAALVSVAFRNCHFVNCDFRSVYFDTSVFENVIFEKCKIIDTEINPKNLKNVTYIGKLTDARFISRTPDTKLLVDFSNCKLDFVSFENCDLTHVKPPIDKNCIFIKDLKSKSVKALRELQSWPETSIKKVIVRRINYYSKQNEYIFNVNNFIEIEGKEVAKQFFKLLGYECV
- a CDS encoding SEL1-like repeat protein, which gives rise to MSSNKSSSNIYFYLDFFHKNNQAKETIHITTASPGLGLIDLCLGVLKWKNEHVVLLYQNNKRDYWEINITTKETDFIYEPAISGNPHGQYNLAISYLEGKLGLSNNMEKAIFWLNKSADQGFSKAIKLRNKLRGG
- a CDS encoding RHS repeat-associated core domain-containing protein codes for the protein MVWQANYKAWGEIESCRINDIEQNLRYQGQYFDEETELHYNTFRYYDSQVGRFTTQDPIGLIHLVGVEIQRQVRKSLIKEKVEGCI
- a CDS encoding Imm50 family immunity protein, which encodes MNIIDQIQRNIFLEKIFPEGLDSNLLIGNLDLRLDGNLLVDIHTLQKPHIEIPKWGIWNKDYNVIVIKILCSGLSDMHITNWMGNKFSGVNFIYKNNRYIISSKEANSSVSITCSGLIFQECSTYIME
- a CDS encoding MFS transporter, with the protein product MDVFIQNKNFRKFSIASILSSAGDILFYLAFMTYASKFKNYSLALSLIAISESLPKVLYSLGGYFADKTKSKINGLIKLAIARSILYFVVGVLFAQNIKGWNLILIVIAINFLSDLLGIYSSGLISPVIVDIVGQDEMAEATGFNSGINQIISTIAQFIGSGLLLFMSYSSLAVINAITFLIAGILFAIVGHQINKSSLCNDSAKINNRNFFKTIRYSIKQVKKENGLITNVLVLALLNGVLGSIEPLTSIVVAANRKSMILFNYTFTIAIIGSLLAIGASLGGIFGPKVLKKVPLISLSVVTAIVGALTIVGLISKNIFLCLPILCLLGLCVGTMAPKLTQWLVKSVDRTVLSSSIGLLNTILVIVAPIMVTILTTISAASTINYALYCDLAVCFLVLIVTVRVRIKK
- a CDS encoding type II toxin-antitoxin system PemK/MazF family toxin, with protein sequence MVLLDFEPTKGKEIGKNRPALVLSDERYNKNTGLMICCPISTSIRGALTEVPITNLQVPCVVATTLIQTLDWRIRKAKFLTVAEADVFNSVAINYSISSSHWKYRPPVESVFYFVLPNSSNFMDIAAPRNHWDVDLLFWSKLHIQSKLYMGNISFIMNFLLNVNLI
- a CDS encoding helix-turn-helix domain-containing protein yields the protein MPTIGDLLKKYRILQTKTQKEWAEDVISTSYYSKVEKDMHHISAEDLIRILKKNNVSVLDFFSELDYKSKYVYDAKQALKQQIVEAYYDNNVDELIKVRLKIDKSNESYKNDYLLFIDGLISVMNNSLDSFGKEKVDSVKELIFSISDMDKAGLILYCNFMPFYDLDDNIIISKRAIERNINSYDPKVQEILLAIIANILNLSIEKCEEDDCFYFIEASHKIPSKPALLFYKTSIYVYENLVTFHKINDPIHLKNCKSAAQSFKFMGMDNYSEKIIKFISEKSYLTKKF